The Natribaculum luteum genome contains the following window.
GAGGCGCTCGAGTTGGCCGAACAGCTGGGCGCTCACCACACGGTCGACTCGAGCGAGGCAGATCTGCCGTCGGTCGTGGCAGATCTCACCGACGACGTGGGTGCCCAGCAGGTGCTCGATTTCGTCGGGGCCGACGAAACGACCGGCTACGCGCCCGATCTCGTCGCGGACGGCGGCGACCACCACGTCGTCGGCTACGGCGGCCACATCCACGAGCCATGCCAGGCGCTGGTAGACGGCGAGTTCTCGTTCAGGGGGACGCTCGTCGGCCGCTATACCGAACTCCAGGAACTCGTCTCGCTCGTCGATCGCGGCGACGTCGAACTCCGCACCGAACGCCACGATTTCGACGAGATCAACGCGGTCGCCGAACAACTCGAGCACGGGGAGATCGAGGGTCGTGCGGTCGTGCTTCCGCCCTGAGCGGCCACGTCTGGATCACTCCTACTCCTGGTGGCGTTTCGCGTACGCGAAGACGACGAGCGCCGTCAAAAACCAGATGACTGCGCCGACGCGGACGGCGAATCCGACGCGCGAACCCCACGTCGGGAGCGTGAACACTGTCGACAGCAGGGCGACGACGGGCGCGCCGACGGCGATCGTGGTGACGAACGTCACCTGCATGACCCAGCCGTAGTCGACGCCCTCCGGATTCGTCGTCTCGACGGGTTCTGGCACGACTGCCGTTCGCGCGTCTGTCGTATTAAGCACCCCGTTTCCCCGATCGAACGCCGCGCGCGCCAATCGGCAGAAGAACGGTGAGGTTTAATCGTCAGAGACGAACGTGTGTGTATGCCATCCGTGCGGGACGTGCGAACGAAAGCCGGCGAGGAACCGATCACGATGCTGACGGCCTACGACGCGCCGACGGCGAAGATCGTCGACGAAGCGGGCGTCGACGTGATTCTCGTGGGCGACAGCGTGGGCAACGCCACGCTGGGCTACGAGACGACGCTCCCGGTCACCGTCGACGACGTGGCGAGACACGTCGGTGCCGTCTCCCGGGCGACCGAATCGGCGCTCGTCGTCGCCGACATGCCCTTCCTCAGCTACGGCACGGACGAACGGACCAGCCTCGAGAACGCCGGTCGAATGCTCAAAGAAGAGGGCGCACAGGCGGTCAAACTCGAAAGCGGGCCACACACCGTCGACCTCACGGAGACGATGGTCCAGCTCGGCATCCCGGTGATGGCCCACCTCGGACTCACGCCCCAGCACGTCAACCGGTACGGCGGGTACCCGCGACAGGGGACCGACCAGGAGGCCGCAGAGCACATTCTCGAACTCGCACGCGCACACGAGGAGGCGGGCGCGTTCTCGCTCGTCTTAGAGCATGTCCCCTCGAACCTCGCGGCGGACGTGACCGACGCACTCGACATTCCGACCATCGGCATCGGTGCGGGTCCCGACTGTGACGGACAGGTGCTCGTCTTCAACGACGCCGTCGGCCTGAGCGAGTGGAGTCCGTCGTTCGCAAAGCAGTTCGGAAACGTCCGGGCGGAGATGGAGCGGGCCGTCGAGGGGTACGTCTCCGCGGTCGAACGCGAGGAGTTCCCGGCCGACGAGCACAGCCACGAGGAGACGGATCTCGACAGCCTCTACTGAGACTTTTTAGCCTTCGACGGCCTCGAGAAACGACGTCACCGCCTCGTTGAACGCCTCCGGTTGCTCGAGCATCGCCAGGTGTGCCGCGTCGTCGATCTCCTCGAGGGTGCCGTCGGCGACGTTCTCTGCGATGTACTCGTGGTACCACGGTGGCGTCAGCTGGTCGTACTCGCCGTAGACTGCGAGGACGGGGACGTCGATCTCGTCGAGCTGGTCGCGGACGTCGAACTGATGGCTGGTGAGAAAGTCCCGGCGCGTGATCTCCTGTCCGGTCTCGCGCATCGTCTCCATCGAGAGGTCGCGAATCCGCGGGTCGGGGTCGTGGAAGAAGCGATTCTCGCCGTGGAGGAACTCGAGCGCCCGCTCGAAGTCGTTTTTGAGCCACTCGAGGAGGTCCTCCAGAACGCCGAGTCGTGCCCCGGTGCCGGTGAGGACGGCCGCGTCGGCATCGAACTCGCGCTCGAGCAAGACGTGCATCACGATGGCACCGCCGAGCGAGTTACCGACGAGAACTCGCGCGTCCGTCGCCTCGGCGACAGCCAGAACGTCGTCGGCGTACGCCGAGAGCGTGGTGAAGCCGGGACTGGCGTCGACGTCGTCGGACTCGCCGTGACCGCTGAGGTCGAGCGCGGCGACGGGCCGTTCGTCCGAGAGACGGTGCTGGGACTTCCAGACGGCGTGTGTCCCGCCGCCGCCGTGAACCAACAGCGCTGGCGCGCCGCCACCGCCGCGGTCCGAGTAGTCGTAGGCGATCTCCCGCCCGAAATTCGTCGTCGTCTCCATGCATATGCAAACTACCGTTCCAAAGATAAACCCTCGAGTCGGTCAACCGCCAGTGTACTCAAAGGCGTCTGGACCCTGTCGACTTGCTCGGGCGAGGATCGACGCGCCGTCGACGACGTGACTCCGTTTGGAGGCGACCGGCGATCGTCCGCTATCGCCCGCGACGCGCCCGCCGACTCGTCTACGTACTGACCGATTGGCGGCGCTGGAGACTGTGAACCGCGAACATCGTTATTTCTCCGTACCCACTCACGTCCTTCGATTAGTGGGCAAAAGATTTAAATATGAATGGAACTTACCTCGAGTTAGTTGAACCATGAATCTCGAACGATTCGTCCGCGACGACGGACGACTGGCGCGGCAGTACGACTACGGTGACGAGACGGTACTGGCCGTCGACTTCGGCCCGGCCGGTGCAGACGCGTCGGTCGACGTCGTCGACGGCACCGTAATCGTCGTCTTCGACGACGAGCAGCGGGAGCTCGAGCTCCCGGCCGACGTCGAGGACGCGCAAGCGTTTATCAGAAACGGCGTGCTCACTATCGAGATGGAGGTAGACGCATGAAACTCACCGTCAAACCCCTCAAGCAGAAAGATGCGGGGCGCGGACTCGCGGCGATCGATCGCGCGTCGATGCGCGAACTCGACCTCGAGAACGGGGACTACATCCTCATCGAGGGCAACGGCGACGGGCAAGCGGTCGCTCGGGTCTGGCCCGGCTACCCCGAGGACGAGGGCCGCGGCGTCGTTCGGATCGACGGTCGCCTTCGACAGGAGGCCGGCGTCGGGATCGACGACCGCGTCACCGTCGAACCGGCCGACGTCAAACCCGCCACGTCCGTGACCGTCGCGCTCCCCCAGAATCTGCGCATTCGGGGGGACATCGGACCGCTCGTGCGCGACAAACTGAGCGGTCAGGCCGTCACCGAGGGACAGACGGTGCCGTTCTCGCTGTCGTTCGGGCCGATGACCAGCTCCGGTCAGTCGGTCCCGCTGAAGATCGCGAGCACCTCGCCGAGCGGGACGGTCGTCATCACCGACTCGACGAACATCGAGATCAGCGAGACCCCCGCCGAGCAGATCAGCGCCGCCGGTCGTGAGTCGCCCGAGGGCGTCCCGAACGTCACCTACGAGGACATCGGCGGCCTGGACGACGAACTCGACCAGGTCCGTGAGATGATCGAGTTGCCGATGCGCCACCCCGAGCTGTTCCAGCAACTCGGCATCGAGCCGCCCAAAGGCGTCCTCCTGCACGGCCCACCGGGGACCGGCAAGACGCTGATGGCGAAAGCCGTCGCCAACGAGATCGACGCTGACTTCCAGACGATCTCCGGGCCGGAGATCATGTCGAAGTACTACGGCGAGTCCGAAGAGCAGCTCCGCGAGGTCTTCGAGGAGGCCGAGGAGAACGCACCCGCGATCGTCTTCATCGACGAGATCGACTCCATCGCGGCAAAGCGCGAGGAAGCCGGCGGTGACGTCGAACGGCGCGTCGTCGCCCAGCTGCTCAGCCTGATGGACGGTCTCGAGGAGCGCGGTCGCGTCACGGTCATCGCCGCGACGAACCGCGTGGACGCGCTCGATCCCGCACTCCGCCGTGGCGGTCGCTTCGACCGCGAGATCGAGATCGGCGTCCCGGACAAGGACGGACGCAAGGAGATCCTGCAGGTCCACACCCGCGGGATGCCGCTGTCGGACTCGATCGACCTGGATCAGTACGCCGAGAACACCCACGGCTTCGTCGGGGCCGACCTCGAGAGTCTGACCAAGGAGGCCGCGATGACCGCCCTGCGGCGCATCCGCCCCGAACTCGACCTCGAGAGCGATGAGATCGACGCCGAGGTCCTCGAGTCGCTGCAGGTCACGGAGGCCGACTTCAAGGAGGCACTCAAGGGCATCGAACCGTCCGCGCTTCGCGAGGTCTTCGTCGAGGTCCCCGACGTCACCTGGAACGACGTCGGCGGCCTAGAGGACACCAAAGAGCGACTGCGCGAGACGATCCAGTGGCCGCTCGACTTCCCCGAGGTGTTCGAGCAGATGGACATGCAGGCCGCCAAGGGCGTCCTCATGTACGGGCCGCCGGGAACCGGCAAGACGCTGCTCGCGAAAGCCGTCGCCAACGAGGCCCAGTCGAACTTCATCTCGATCAAGGGCCCCGAACTGCTGAACAAGTACGTCGGCGAGTCCGAGAAGGGCGTCCGCGAGGTCTTCGAGAAGGCGCGGTCGAACGCACCGACCGTGATCTTCTTCGACGAGATCGACTCCATCGCGGGCGAGCGCGGCCGGCGAACCGGCGACTCCGGCGTTGGCGAACGCGTCGTCTCGCAACTGCTGACCGAACTCGATGGGCTAGAGGAGCTCGAAGACGTCGTCGTCGTCGCCACCACGAACCGGCCGGACCTCATCGACTCCGCGCTGCTCCGTCCCGGACGACTGGACCGGCACGTCCACGTGCCCGTCCCCGACGAGGACGGCCGCAAGAGGATCTTCGAAGTCCACACCCGGGACAAGCCGCTGGCCGACGCGGTCGACCTCGAATGGCTCGCCAGTGAGACCGACGGCTACGTCGGTGCCGACATCGAGGCGGTCTGTCGCGAGGCGTCGATGGCAGCCACCCGGGAGTTCATCAACTCCGTCGATCCGGACGACGTGGACGACACCATCGGCAACGTCCGCATCAGCCGCGAACACTTCGAGCACGCACTCGAGGAGGTCAGCCCGAGCGTGACCCCCGAGACCCGCGAACGCTACGAGGAGATCGAAGAGAAGTTCACGACGTCCGAACCCGAGACCGAGGCTGAAGTCGGCCGGACGTTCCAGTGATGTTCCAGCCGGTCTGACTACCGCGTAGCGGTCCCCCGAGACGTCGATTTTTCCGATCGACCGAGACGACCGCCGGACACGAGTCTCAGTGAGCCGCCGGTGCCGACTCGAGTTCCGCGAGGATCTCGTCGGCGTGACCCTCCGGTGAGACGTCCTCGTAGACGGCCTCGACGCATCCGTCCGCGTCGATCACGTACGTGTTACGGAAGACGCCGTCGAAGGTGTTGCCGAACATCTGTTTCTCGCCGTAGGAATCGTACAGTGTCGACACCTCGCCGTGTTCGTCCGAGAGCATGTCGAAGGGAATGTCGTGGTCGTCGGCGAACGCCGCCAAGTCGTCGACGGGGTCGTCACTGATCCCGACGACAGCCACGTCCAGGTCGTCGAACGCGGCTCTGGCGTCGCGAAAGCTCTTGGCCTCAATGGTACAGCCGCGCGTGTTCGCACGGGGATAGAAGTAGACGACGACTCGCTGCCCTTCGAACTCCGAGAGTCGGATCGTCTCGCCGTGCTGGTTGGGCAGTTCGAACTCCGGTGCGTCCGCCCCTACGTCAAGCATAGCCGTGAATTCGACTGATCGAAGGTATGTTTATCGGTATCAACCGAGTGAAAACTTCGCATACGTTGTTGGCCGT
Protein-coding sequences here:
- a CDS encoding DUF5822 domain-containing protein, whose product is MPEPVETTNPEGVDYGWVMQVTFVTTIAVGAPVVALLSTVFTLPTWGSRVGFAVRVGAVIWFLTALVVFAYAKRHQE
- the panB gene encoding 3-methyl-2-oxobutanoate hydroxymethyltransferase, producing MPSVRDVRTKAGEEPITMLTAYDAPTAKIVDEAGVDVILVGDSVGNATLGYETTLPVTVDDVARHVGAVSRATESALVVADMPFLSYGTDERTSLENAGRMLKEEGAQAVKLESGPHTVDLTETMVQLGIPVMAHLGLTPQHVNRYGGYPRQGTDQEAAEHILELARAHEEAGAFSLVLEHVPSNLAADVTDALDIPTIGIGAGPDCDGQVLVFNDAVGLSEWSPSFAKQFGNVRAEMERAVEGYVSAVEREEFPADEHSHEETDLDSLY
- a CDS encoding alpha/beta fold hydrolase; the protein is METTTNFGREIAYDYSDRGGGGAPALLVHGGGGTHAVWKSQHRLSDERPVAALDLSGHGESDDVDASPGFTTLSAYADDVLAVAEATDARVLVGNSLGGAIVMHVLLEREFDADAAVLTGTGARLGVLEDLLEWLKNDFERALEFLHGENRFFHDPDPRIRDLSMETMRETGQEITRRDFLTSHQFDVRDQLDEIDVPVLAVYGEYDQLTPPWYHEYIAENVADGTLEEIDDAAHLAMLEQPEAFNEAVTSFLEAVEG
- a CDS encoding Hsp20/alpha crystallin family protein — protein: MNLERFVRDDGRLARQYDYGDETVLAVDFGPAGADASVDVVDGTVIVVFDDEQRELELPADVEDAQAFIRNGVLTIEMEVDA
- a CDS encoding CDC48 family AAA ATPase — protein: MKLTVKPLKQKDAGRGLAAIDRASMRELDLENGDYILIEGNGDGQAVARVWPGYPEDEGRGVVRIDGRLRQEAGVGIDDRVTVEPADVKPATSVTVALPQNLRIRGDIGPLVRDKLSGQAVTEGQTVPFSLSFGPMTSSGQSVPLKIASTSPSGTVVITDSTNIEISETPAEQISAAGRESPEGVPNVTYEDIGGLDDELDQVREMIELPMRHPELFQQLGIEPPKGVLLHGPPGTGKTLMAKAVANEIDADFQTISGPEIMSKYYGESEEQLREVFEEAEENAPAIVFIDEIDSIAAKREEAGGDVERRVVAQLLSLMDGLEERGRVTVIAATNRVDALDPALRRGGRFDREIEIGVPDKDGRKEILQVHTRGMPLSDSIDLDQYAENTHGFVGADLESLTKEAAMTALRRIRPELDLESDEIDAEVLESLQVTEADFKEALKGIEPSALREVFVEVPDVTWNDVGGLEDTKERLRETIQWPLDFPEVFEQMDMQAAKGVLMYGPPGTGKTLLAKAVANEAQSNFISIKGPELLNKYVGESEKGVREVFEKARSNAPTVIFFDEIDSIAGERGRRTGDSGVGERVVSQLLTELDGLEELEDVVVVATTNRPDLIDSALLRPGRLDRHVHVPVPDEDGRKRIFEVHTRDKPLADAVDLEWLASETDGYVGADIEAVCREASMAATREFINSVDPDDVDDTIGNVRISREHFEHALEEVSPSVTPETRERYEEIEEKFTTSEPETEAEVGRTFQ
- the bcp gene encoding thioredoxin-dependent thiol peroxidase, which codes for MLDVGADAPEFELPNQHGETIRLSEFEGQRVVVYFYPRANTRGCTIEAKSFRDARAAFDDLDVAVVGISDDPVDDLAAFADDHDIPFDMLSDEHGEVSTLYDSYGEKQMFGNTFDGVFRNTYVIDADGCVEAVYEDVSPEGHADEILAELESAPAAH